CAGATGGTTCCTCTTGAATTGTGGCCAGATTCATGAATCATCATGATCACAGGTTCCCCACCCGGCTGACAAGACATAGggaaaaatttccaattttttggtgCTTATTGCATTGATATAGTGGCAAGATCATCGAAGGGACGTACCACATTAATGAAAGAGAGTAGTGAAAAGTGTGTGATCAAGTATCGAGATTGAAGGCAATTAgaattaacaaaagaaattagacaattagggaaaaagaaaaaggaaacgatTACTTGAAAGAGAACAGAGATTTCAAACTTTAGAAATCGGATGATAAATATTAACCATTTTGGATCAAAGCTATTCTTTGCTTTATCCTCTCCCGAGGTATCATGGTTGCCTACTAGAGAAGCAAAGGGCATGGAGATTCAATTTTTCAAGCTTGAGAATGGTTGATGGTAAAAAAATGTCGTTAGTAATAGTCTAAAAGTGAGTTGAGAGTTGAagtaggataaaaaaaaaaaaaaaaaaaaacaagaagaggaTTTTGAGATTCAATTAGTCCTTTTTGTAGCAATTGGAGGGGTATTAATCTAAAGAAATTGGAAGGCTTCCCTCTGACCTATTGACATTGATGAGAGACATTGCAAATGTTAGAAAGACAGGCTTGGCTCAAGGCAAAGTTGAAGAAGCAACTAATGTGTATGTTGTAACTTCTCAAATTCAGAAACGAGGTAGATGTTTTTCGATGTTGCATGCTTCTTcattgaaaagaagagaggattTTTTGAACTACTTATGAGGTGACTCTAATTATTATCCTTCTATTGGAATAGAGTGTCTACAAGATATGTTTGTTTGGTCGAAATTGCATTGTTAGTTTAGGCATAGTCGGTTTGTGGAATCGCATTGATGCGTTATCTGTATTGTAAGAAGAGAGCGGCTGAATTTTCTTGATAGACTATGTCAACATTActttaatttgcaaaaaaaaaaaaaataattgctcaATTTGTTCCATAGAGAGGGCAAATTACCATCACCGTTTCATGTTAGAGTAGAAAGTAGTGATTTTCAGCTTCATGAAAAGAACAACAGCTCATGGCATTAGGCTTATGTGTAATACTGCAAATTAATGTTTTACAAATTGACAATTTCGGGTTTTTATCAAATTTgaggttccaaaaattagactGAGCTCATGCCAATAGATCTATATGGAAAATAATGATAATAGATAGgaatttaatcaaataaaaatatttgagaatCCTACTTTATAACTTAAACTAAGCTCATGTCAATAGCCATTGCCTGCCTATCCTACATGCCACACTTTTACGTCGGCAATTTTCAGTGAAAATTTACTTAAAGGGCGACATTGAAATTTCCCACAAAggcttaaaattaaattgaaaagattGAAAGATTAAAAACTGAATTAACATTTGTATAATAAGTTAAGTATTTGATGGACAATTTCCCTAGTAGAGAAGTTTTGCAAATTTGACTTTAAAAAGAGAGTTCTAGACCAATGGCGATGAAGAACAATGGAAAAGATGGAATTATAAACTAGCAGATTCTTCATAACCTCCTTGCATAAACTAAGAACCAACAGTTAAACTAGTGTTGCGATCTACGGTGAAATAGCTAGGGGTGGTTAaagattactaagcctaaattTAGTTTGAGCTCTTCCAAGCTCAAACCAATTTGCAACTTAAGTATAAATTCTTAATATGCGAATAAGTTTCAATTAGAAGTTGccattaatctttttttttgtcaattaaaaacTCAAGTAAAATATCGGGAGAATTGCTTTAATCCTATAAACTATGGATTATGGATtcgagaacttgattacactaaattACTATAACGCCATTTCagtatcttttctcttttatttttataaatattttgtcaGGCAGTTTCAATTGATTTTAACCTATTTATTAAATGTGAGATGATTATATAGGTGCACAACCATTAATTTCACCCAATaatcaaaatgataaataaattgtaagGGATAAGGAAGGAATttacttacctcatagcaacgtaAGCGTCTACAATGTATGTTATTAATCTAAGATGCAATGTGACATAATCTATTTAAATgtcctaattctaatgacaacTAAATATACTAATTCTAACGTGGCACGCAATTTCCTAACTACATGaacctaaacatgcaatttctaatgaTGGGCAAAATTAGTATGCGACCACCCTAGCAAGGCATGCAACTCAAATTAAATGGCCCTAAACATGCAACCACTAAAGGACATATATATATGACCTAGCATGATGACACGACATAGCTTGATGACATGGCAATGACATAGCATTGAATGATGACACGGCATGCGATGACATGGCACATGTAATGATGTGGCAAGACGACATGGCAATGATGTGGCACATATGATGTCATGGGCTCTATTAACATTAAACTCAAGTTAACGGGCTtaacccatttaattaaatttagttcaAAACTCATATCCAGTGACCTGTGTGATTTTCGGCTAGTGCGTATCTCCATGGGCTTGGTCGAATTCTGCTACCTCATGGGTTCATTCTATTCAATTAAGTTCAAAACAATCTACCGCCGTtccaataaaatgcaattaactaaaCATACTCCTAATGATTATATGCTatttaatcattattttttttaaatttttttttatagaggcTGGGGTTGATTCTTAAATTTCTATGCAATGAATTACTAAATGATACATCAAAATTTACGTACTAATAGctagtcaaaagaaaaatcaatcattaGTCAcagacaaagaaagcaaagatgAAAGAGTTCTACCTTGACCTCTAATCCTCCTCCATCAActgatttttttaagtaatataaataatcacacttaggaaaatattttctaaattatttatttttttatgaaacaaacacaccttaattttggttttaaaaaaGCAAATGGAAAATTCAACAACTACGAATGACATAAGATAATTTGTTTGGTGCATCTACTGCACTCGTGTATTGATTTCACCCGATTCTATGGCCCAAAACAGCTCCAAATTGTTGACCGGATCAACTTGTGGTTAGACCGGTCCAAACGTGCGACGCATGAATGCATTCATACATCTGGAATTCGGGATTCATAATGTTACAAATAATTAGAATATTTCTCTAAGATATCTTATTCTGTTAGagataattattatatttatattaattatccatATCTTTTAAGATTGTTCATATATCTCAATCATTTCTGTCTAATTGTGTAGATTTTGATTGATATGTTATTTTAGACAGTTATTGAATAAAGATTATAAATAGGCCAATTGCATAATATTCTCAATTCTGTTTTCCATATTATTGTTATCTATAAACAGGCATGATAtaaggaacttttttttttggttagagaCAAAGAACATGACAATGATATTtatgggaaaaagaaatgggaagatGGAcatgcataaatttttttatattatattatatttatttatttattttgggggCTCTGACGCCTGTGAATCTGAAGGCTTCGGAGTTGTTGATGTTTCCTGGTTTCAAGAATATGGgcaatattaataaatcttgAAATAGGAGGCTATAGAGATAGATCCAGGcaccaaattaattaatatatcttattgTGCATAAAATGACGTCACACCTCATCACATTATCTGACAAGATGGTTGAGTATCCTTTATATTTCATAACTTGCAATCTAAGTGAATTTTTTCTCCATCTCTTCCATTTTCAATAGGatgtaattgaaaaattttaaagaatcATTGTAAACTAttctaaatatttaaattcCGTAACTCTACACTACGCTTTAGATATAAAATCACATCTTCATTTAGCGGCATGAACTTTTAGAATGATCAACAATTAGTCATTATcacgaaaaactctaaattatatatttgcgacaaatcattaaaaacctcaaattgatatctttgtgataaatttatctactattagtttcaattaaattgaattaatattatgaaaaatcataaattgatataccTATGATGAAAGGATGATATAATCCCAATTTGATATACGCATCAATTGCATGTGTCATCCAACTCTGTaatttgacgataaaatttaatagaaatcaacgaagagtaaatttgttgcaggtatatcaatttagaatttctaTGTTATTAACCCGatctcatttctctctctcattgtaTATATTCACATTagttttttaaaacatttaggAGCCGGTCTCACAAAAAGTTAAGTGTATCAAAGTAGGAGGTTTCTCTCAAGTTCAATTTTTTCCAGACCCATTATTTGTCTCCCTTAGTCTTTTAAAACACTCGTATTCACTTCATTACTATTTTGGGCGAAAACGAAAGTCCTTTGACACATCTTCTTTCCCTCTTGGATAGCTAGCCAGGTTGCACATTCATTGCCATTACTCCTCGTTGTACAAAAACTTGAGACCCTCAATGGCGGCATCATCTGAGCAGAGCGCTCTGATCATGGCGGCGGAAGAGAACGACAGTAGGAACAAACGGGAAGCAATGGCAAGAGAaaggtggaagaagaagaagaagagttttttttttttttttttggtcgaataaaAAAGTTTCTTCAGAGAAGTATCGCGAAAAATGGTTAGTTTTTTCACATGGAAAAAGATTTCACATGCAATGCATACATTTCCCCTTTAATGTCAATGCGGGCAGCTTTGATATCGATGGTTTATGATCGGTTTTCACTAAATGATTTCTCGATATTATAGTTCCAATTGCGGGCGATCTTGTGAAGGTGCCTGTGAGCCACGGTCTTTGCCGATGCCCCTGTCTCGTCGATAAGTCGACTGTTAATAACCTGATGATGCTATCGGTAGATGGATACACTTGGAGAAGTTGGTGCTGCAGGGTCAGTCGTGCTTGGATTGTGCAAATTGGCATTTTCCAGAGAAAGACACCCTACTTTTCCAGTGCGGTTGACATCTCTTTTGCTTACCGAAAAGTGACAAAACAAGTTTGATTTATTCCAGGTTGCTTTTAGCTGATTCAAGCACTTCGGTACAGATGTAAAATAACCAGCTTGACTACTTGAGTGCAATTGAAACTGATGAATAGCTGGGTAATCCTACTAGGATCCTAGAGGGTCATACGTAGAACCATCCCCATCGTCAGAAACATGTACTGCTTCTGCAAAAACGGACATTCAAATCTTTTTGCCGAATGTCGTTTTATGGTCTGTTCACATACGACACGATGATTCGCCCGAGTAGATTGACGTCTGCGATTCGTAGAATGTTTACATTTTATTGGTCCATCCAAGTTTTAGCAAAGTCTACATCTACAACTTGTTCTCCTTTTACAAAGGTCCATCTGGTCCAATAACTTGTTCTCCTTCTGCATAGCCACAGCTTTTCTATGCTTTAGACGTTCTATTGTTGACACTATCTATGTATGGCTTATTTTCATAGAAGTTGTTCGTTCTTACATTCAAATACTCGTATTAGcaacatttttatttaaggagACCATATTAGTTGGCGCAATTGGTTGGGGCATCAAGGATTATCGACAGGAACTCGAGTTCACTTGTTAAATCTCACAAAATGGGCAAGACTATCGGTTTAGGTCAAAAGCTTGGACTTAACTAGTTGATAGGGACAAGGAGATGGGATGATTACTAATCATTTAGGATCCACTTGTTGTAGGCTACTTTTGAAAATACCAAATACATACATTTTACTTTTAGAGATCACATTGCACATTTACATCAATTATCTTTTTATCCCTATATatgaaaatgtcattttctttccaaaaaaatgccatgtccAAATCCTAAATTCTCTTACCCAGACAAAAACACTTAAAACCaactcaaaatataaaaatcccCCAAACTCTAAGTAAGATGCTAAAATGAATTCATAAGGAGGCAAATTTGTCTTGTCAATGTGGAAATTTGCTTAGAGATATTGAAATGATCACATTAGGTCAAAAAGTTCGGTGtgttttttatatttccatATCATGGCATCTGATATGATGATTTGGCATAGCATACAATGGCACATGACATGCATGTGGCATGAATTTCACATGGTATATGAATTATGACATGGAGACGTGGCACGTACCATGCTGCATTCTGACTTTTGAGAATCAAATCCTTCAACATCTTCCTTTGTGTTCAACCCATTCCTTACCCTGTCTTAAGGTTCAAGActcttcttttatctttccCTGGATGGGTGTCTCCATCCTATCATGAAATGACCTTTTCAAAGATATTTAATTTGACCAACCAatgtattttagttttttttcaattaaattaaaactgAATTACCAAGTCTTCACTTTGACAAATTATTCCTGAAACAAAAAGAGATCACGGACAAGTTGTGCACCGAAACCGTATCGATATATAATCTTGATGCATACTTTACTTAtcgtaaaagaaaattgaatatgaagtaattataattatttaagtCATGTCATCGAAGCATGGACATTTTATCAATCCGGAAACATGAAACCTAATCCAATGAAGTGTGGCACAATGTACAAAACATTTTCCCAATACATCAAACCCAATCAAATGACACCCCATGACTTGCCAGCCCAATTCTTCACAATGCAAAGACCATTTTAGTTGCCTGACAGAAGACGTACACCTCTTTCCACCATCAatggaaaacagaaaaaacgGTTTCTTTCCTCAATTGCAGGCAAAACACCAACCGACTGCaacatccaaaaagaaaagactacTTAGAAATCACAAAGCCAGAGACAGGAAGGGAGGTCGATTAGAGCAGTCCCTCCCTCTTTCGATCCGGAATCATGGGTTGCGGTGAATCGAAGCACGATGTTGCCGCTGGAAACACCATCAGCCTCAGCAAGAAATCGAACATCGACGAGCCAAAGGAAATCCAAAAGGATGCCGACACTACCCCTGAAGCGGCCAACACCAATGGCACAAACGGGTCCACacaaaaagaaggggaaagCGAGGTGAACACCGGCTCTGGAGGTGAAAATGTGAAGGGGGCAGCCGACGCTGGGGACGTAACCCAAGAGACTGAGGTTACAGCAGGCGAAGGGAAAGATGGGGAGGCCGTAACGAATGACTCCTCTTCGACGAAGGAGGTGGATTCAAGTGCAAATGTTGCGTCAGCTGAGAGTGCTGCGTCAGCTGAGAGCGTCGCGCCAGAAAATGTCgtcaaagagaagaaagaagaaacggaCAAGGGTAAAGAAGAAAAGGCTTTAAGCTAATATAGACAGCAAACACTCGATGTTAGTCtaattttgattcattttttgagCAGGAGAGGCTGAGGTTGTGAAAGAAGAGAACTCGACCAAGGAACTGGAATCTGCCCAGACAGTTGATGAATCGAAAGTAACAAGTGCAGAGGTAAATTCaattggattgtaatttccaaGAACACATGTAAACAGGGTATTTTGATGCTGGTGCTTTCTTAAGGTTAGATCAAGAAAACAGTGAAATTTTGTTATGACGATACTATTCCTGCTGTTTGATCAAGAGATGATATACTGCTAACGCAAAACAAATATCTAAGAACTGAAAATCTAGAGAGTTCTACGAGAAACTATCCATTGATCTGTACCTGCGAAATCAGTTGAGCATAAATGGATCACTAAGGCCCGTATAAGCTTTGTGTGAACAGAACtatgcaggaaaaaaaaaaactgaatcgACAGAAATTCTCGTATGTGCAGGGAGCCGCCGCAAATGCAGCAGCTAGCGACCAGAAGCCAAACTGAAGAAAGAGTTCGGCATTAACTGGGTAGGAGCCAAATGCAGATGGAAGGTTCCTTTATCTCTCGTACTATTGCATTGTAATTTACTATGATAACCTCTTGAGGTACAGCTTTTATCACAACTTGAATGCTACAACAATGTCCCGATAGTCCATTGTGGACTTGGAACGATTTGAGTTCATAATGGCAAACGAACGTCTCATCAACTTCATTGCAAATGGCAACCCATAACcattttggattgaattttatCGAATTGGGTTCATGTTACTACTCCGCATGAGAATCCCGCTTGATCTACTTCCGATCACCTTGTAGTTTATCCACTGAAGAAGATCAAATCAACAGCAGCCTGGGTAGGTTAGGGTTGATTACGCCTTTACAGTACAGGCTCAGCTTATGATTTACGCTATACAGTTCGCAACATGCCACAGAGATGTAATGAAGCCAGCTTTTTTGGCAATTGGTGATAGATGTCCCATTCTGCAGAAAGCTTGAACTTTCTATAACCTAATGATAGAACTCCATAAGCAGTGTACAATAATAAAGCGCTTCATGGATCTCTCATGGACAGGCACAATGCACAAGAATTGAAACTTATAGGAAGTAAAATATTATTCGTATTGATGAGGATGGTCTACGTGACTCACTGCTTTATATACAACCCTTTCCAAGCCGAAGCACGTGAATTATTCGACATCGTGTCTTCTTTAGAAGAACTGTACAAAGAATGATGAAGCTTGCTCTACATGCTTGCACCGTCTACTTTAATATATTCGTTGCTGAAGAAAATTATCTCCCCAAGAGAACATAATCCTAAAGAATGCTTTGCCCGTCATTTGATCCCGCACCAGATCTCAAGACGGAGCCAACGGGAGTCTTGGATAATACAAGATTTCCCTCAGGATCTGCAGTTCCATATTTCATTATATGAGGGTCTGTGACTATTCTGCATGATCCTGATGGGTCGCCCATCAACTCCACCCCGAAGTAAACTAAATGGTCTGAAATGCTGCTCCCTGTAACGGACCTGCAAGGATTAATCCATGTTAACTGTGAGAAAAAGCTCTTGCGCACAGACGCAGCCCTAGACAGGCCAAACTTCTCTGACTTTTCTATCTCCTGATCATGCGTCCCCCACTTCCCTTAAAAGTTGACTAAACTTCCTTAAAAAATCGACGTAAACCTAATGTGGCAAGACAGATTGAGTGggtgaatatattcaactggaGAGGGCGAAAGACTGAACTTAACACACGAAACCAAAATGCTGGAAGGGTGCATTTTCTCTAAAAAGTCCAAGTTTCAGAGAGAAACCTGAACTTCTGAAACCTTGCATACTTATATTTTGTAAAGATTAGATTCGATTTTTATAAGTACAGTGTCTTAAAAATTAGCAAACCAAGTTTGATTGTAACTTAATATACATAAACTTTGGtatacaaaattttcaaatataagCAGGTGCAAACAATAGACAAGGAAAAAGGCGACATCTGGGATGTGTTTACCTGCTGCATGATGGGTCCTCCCCAGTATCATCACAAATTTTCTCAATTGTATAGACCAAACTCTCCAAGTTTACATTATAAAGCCATACCTGGAATTAAAGCATTTAATGTGTTTAGATATCAGTATAATGTAGTCAATCAGTTTTTCTACCAGacaaatacaaatttagtcAAAGCTGGCCTTAGTACCAGATTATGATTATAGAGCAATCCAGTAAGAAAAACAAGAAGTCAGCAACTGAACATAATAAAAACTACAAAGCCAGGGCAGGCAGAAAGCCTAGAGAGCAATTAATGACATAGAAACATCATCCCTGTATATAGGTAATCTCAACAACCAATCATAAATGAAAAGCCACAAATTTTCTTGGGAAACTGATAATTTATGCTCtagaaatttcaacaaaactcAAAACACAATGAGGTGCCATAATGTAGTCAATCAGTTTTTCTACCAgacaaatacaaatttaatcAAAGCTGGCCTTAGTACCAGATTATGATTATAGAGCAATCCAGTAAGAATAACAAGAAGTCAGCAACTGAACATAATAAAAACTACAAAGCCAGGGCAGGCAGAAA
The nucleotide sequence above comes from Eucalyptus grandis isolate ANBG69807.140 chromosome 2, ASM1654582v1, whole genome shotgun sequence. Encoded proteins:
- the LOC104425780 gene encoding uncharacterized protein LOC104425780 translates to MGCGESKHDVAAGNTISLSKKSNIDEPKEIQKDADTTPEAANTNGTNGSTQKEGESEVNTGSGGENVKGAADAGDVTQETEVTAGEGKDGEAVTNDSSSTKEVDSSANVASAESAASAESVAPENVVKEKKEETDKGEAEVVKEENSTKELESAQTVDESKVTSAEGAAANAAASDQKPN